In Pseudomonas nunensis, a single window of DNA contains:
- a CDS encoding retention module-containing protein: MATLIGIVSKVIGQVFAVAADGTRRALVEGDRLFAGDQLITGAEGAVAVHLQNGQELTLGRGSSLQMTSQLLAHQAPHVDTAEAVTPSQAQLTDVEQLQKAIAAGADPTQTGEATAAGPTSTGAPGGALGGGHNFVLLEEVGGRVDPTIGFPTAGFGGIPEIPEERHNADVQQDDNTPVVVPPVNNLVTLGGLNAVGGELTFNEANLPDGSAANPAALTQTGTFTVSAPDGLLSLNIGGISVISGGAASGFPQSITTQLGNTLTITGYNPATGVVSYSYTLNGNETHSAGDGANNLSEQFTVVAGDTNGDTATGSLDINITDDVPKAVDDNNGIASETLLTLTGNVLTNDVQGADRVPTGPTSGPITPGTFVGTYGTLVLNANGTYTYTLNTNDADFKALHGGGNGTETFAYTLTDADGDSSTANLVLQIHNNDDPVTIGGLNVEGGELTVFEKNLSLGSAPDATALTQNGTFTITALDGVQTLSVGGITVVSGGVAAGFPQSISTGLGNTLTITGYDSATGVVSYSYTLNGNDAHPTAGGANNLPEQFAVTVVDDNGTTANGSLDVNIIDDVPKALDDSNANTASETLLTLNGNVLTNDVQGADRVATGPVTPGTFAGTYGTLVLNANGTYTYTLNTTDADFKALHGGGNGTENFTYTITDSDGDASTATLVLQIHNNDDPVTIGGLNVEGGELTVFEKNLSLGSAPDATALTQNGTFTITALDGVQTLTVGGITVVSGGVAAGFPQSIPTGLGNTLTITGFDATTGVVSYSYTLNGNDAHPTAGGANNLPEQFAVTVVDDNGTTANGSLDVNIIDDVPKAIDDSNASTASETLLTLNGNVLTNDVQGADRVVTGPASGPVTPGTFAGTYGTLVLNANGTYTYTLNTTDADFKALHGGGNGTENFTYTITDADGDTSTANLVLQIHNNDDPVIINGLNVEGGELTVFEKNLSLGSAPDSTQLTQSGTFTITALDGVQTLTVGGITVVSGGVAAGFPQSIPTGLGNTLTITGFDATTGVVSYSYTLNGTEAHPTAAGANNLPEQFAVTVVDDNGTTANATLDVNIIDDLPKALDDSNAGTASESLLTLNGNVLTNDVQGADRVTTGPTTGPITAGTFTGNYGTLVLNANGTYTYTLNTSDADFKNLHGNGNGTETFTYTITDADGDTSTANLVLNIHNNDDPVTLNGLDINGGELTVYEKNLSDGTSPNTPALTQSGSFTVTALDGLQTLDVGGIHVVVGGVAAGFPQSIVTPLGSTLTVTGYDTTTGVVSYSYTLVGTETHPNANGANSITENFNVVATDTDGSTATNQINVNIVDDLPTAHADSASVAEGGTVSGNVLDNDIGGADGPAVTGAVVGVRAGSDTSTSAIGGLGSNINGTYGYLTLDANGNAVYHSNPNAVNAPGATDTFVYTVRDADGDESTTTITIDVSNSCIKAVSDTDVTVYEKALDLSKDGQDLAAGTVVGSDPTSTGETASGTLVGSVTGAIGAITYTLVGSATGNYGQIQLNPNGTYTYTLTSPASTTPHADDGANSLTESFTYQATDSLGNISTSTIVVQIVDDVPKAVNDSNVGAASETALTLNGNVLTNDIQGADLVATGPNAGPVTPGTFTGTYGTLVLNANGTYTYTLNANDADFKNLHGGGNGTETFAYTITDSDGDTSTANLVLNIHNNDDPVVLNGLNVNGGELTVYEKNLSDGTSPNTPALTQSGTFTVTALDGLQTLDVGGIHVVAGGVAAGFPQSIVTPLGSTLTITGYNASTGVISYSYTLVDNETHPTANGANSLTENFNVVATDTDGSTASGQINVNIVDDLPTAAPDTGTAIEGSTINISVLGNDVLGADGAAAGGAVIGVRAGSNTATSAVGGLGTNINGTYGYLTLDAAGNAVYHSNPNSVGVAGATDTFVYTVRDSDGDESTTTITINVTDSALKAVVDQDVTVFEKALDLSKDGLDLAPGTVTGSDPTSTGETATGTLVGSVTGGTGTFTYSLVGSATGTYGQILINPDGSYTYTLTSAPKTSPGANDGPNTLSESFTYKATDALGNSTTSTIVVNIVDDVPKAVASDRSVTAVEVDSNLLLVIDVSGSMADASGVPGLSRLALAKQAISALLDKYDDLGDVKVQIVTFSSSATDKTSVWVDVATAKSIIAGLTAGGGTNYDAAVAALQTAFNTDGKLTGAQNVGYFFSDGKPTSGQETGTADETALKSFLDANGIKNYAIGLGSGVSNANLDPLAYDGSTHTNTNAVVVTDLNQLNSVLSGTVQGAPVTGTLLEGGTFGADGGFIKTLVVDGTTYTYDPRGNSNQGALTFSGTNHGTFNTVNNTISIATNNSGTLVVNLDTGEYTYTSQKTTAVVITENIGFTVSDNDGDLASSTLTVKVIPNAPPVAVDDHIITNVLSSNIVVPGELLLANDTDANGDPMTATPTTFNTGWVAKGADFTGTGAISFTGTGNNAANQALADVRNLFAANSAAMTAVLVISGYLGAVTTSNANDEDLITVKLKQGETLNLDHNLAAGHVTMEYSLNGGAFVSIADGGTITATSDGTYQIHVTNITNTSGSNTTGSENYQLTMTVNYAGAHDLTPDYHGTYTANDNHGGSDTANVTISYQDGHTLTGTSGDDVLVAGTGNNVINAGDGNDVLTAGSGNNELHGGAGNDLLYSGPGNDLLDGGTGIDTASYAHATAGVTVNLGLLTAQNTIGAGTDTLTGIENLVGSNFNDTLTGDSNNNVINGGLGNDTLNGGGGDDLLIGGLGNNTLTGGPGADTFQWLAGNSGHDVVTDFTPGTDKLDLSQLLQGENGTTASLDDYLHFTVTGSGASLVTSIDVSAMAGATPTQTIDLAGVNLASHYGVTPGAGGVVAGGHDTATIITGMLNDHSLKVDTV, translated from the coding sequence ATGGCTACGCTCATCGGAATCGTCAGTAAGGTTATTGGTCAGGTGTTCGCGGTTGCAGCCGACGGTACTCGACGTGCGTTGGTCGAAGGAGACCGGTTGTTTGCCGGCGATCAACTGATCACCGGGGCCGAAGGCGCGGTGGCGGTGCATCTGCAAAATGGCCAGGAACTGACACTGGGGCGTGGCAGCAGTCTGCAAATGACTTCGCAACTGCTCGCGCATCAGGCGCCCCACGTGGACACGGCTGAAGCCGTGACGCCGAGCCAGGCGCAACTGACCGATGTCGAACAGCTGCAAAAAGCCATTGCGGCCGGCGCTGACCCGACCCAAACCGGTGAAGCCACCGCGGCCGGCCCCACCTCCACAGGTGCCCCGGGTGGTGCCTTGGGCGGCGGTCACAATTTCGTACTGCTGGAAGAAGTCGGCGGACGGGTCGATCCGACCATCGGTTTCCCGACTGCCGGTTTCGGCGGCATCCCGGAGATTCCTGAAGAACGGCACAACGCCGACGTTCAGCAAGATGACAACACCCCGGTGGTCGTGCCGCCGGTGAACAATCTTGTCACCCTCGGCGGCCTGAATGCCGTGGGCGGTGAACTGACCTTCAACGAAGCCAATCTGCCCGACGGCTCGGCAGCCAATCCGGCGGCCCTGACTCAGACCGGCACCTTCACCGTGAGCGCGCCTGACGGTTTGCTGAGTCTCAACATCGGCGGCATCAGCGTGATCAGCGGCGGGGCGGCTTCGGGCTTCCCGCAATCGATCACCACCCAACTCGGCAACACCCTGACCATCACTGGCTACAACCCGGCCACTGGCGTGGTGAGTTACAGCTACACCCTCAACGGCAACGAAACCCATTCGGCCGGCGATGGCGCCAATAACCTCAGTGAACAATTCACCGTGGTCGCCGGGGACACCAATGGCGATACCGCCACCGGTTCGCTGGACATCAACATCACCGATGACGTGCCCAAGGCTGTGGACGACAACAACGGCATCGCGTCTGAAACGCTGCTGACGTTGACCGGCAACGTGCTGACCAACGATGTGCAAGGTGCGGATCGCGTCCCGACTGGCCCAACCAGCGGCCCGATCACCCCCGGCACTTTCGTGGGGACTTACGGCACCCTGGTGCTCAACGCGAACGGCACCTACACCTACACGCTCAATACCAACGATGCAGATTTCAAAGCGCTGCACGGCGGCGGCAACGGCACGGAAACGTTCGCCTACACCCTCACCGACGCTGACGGCGATTCCAGCACCGCCAACCTGGTGCTGCAAATCCACAACAACGATGATCCGGTGACGATTGGCGGCCTGAACGTCGAGGGTGGCGAACTCACTGTCTTCGAGAAAAACCTGAGCCTGGGCAGTGCGCCCGATGCCACTGCGTTGACCCAAAACGGCACGTTCACTATCACGGCGCTGGATGGCGTGCAGACGTTAAGTGTCGGCGGGATCACCGTTGTCAGCGGTGGCGTGGCGGCAGGTTTCCCGCAATCGATTTCGACCGGGTTGGGCAATACGCTGACCATCACCGGGTATGACAGCGCCACGGGCGTGGTCAGTTACAGCTACACCTTGAACGGCAATGACGCGCACCCAACTGCGGGCGGCGCAAACAATCTGCCTGAGCAATTTGCAGTGACCGTGGTCGATGACAACGGCACTACGGCCAATGGTTCGCTGGACGTCAACATCATCGACGACGTGCCAAAAGCGCTCGACGACAGCAATGCCAACACGGCTTCGGAAACCCTGCTGACGCTGAACGGCAATGTTCTGACCAACGATGTGCAAGGCGCGGATCGCGTGGCCACCGGGCCGGTGACTCCGGGCACCTTCGCCGGTACTTATGGCACGTTGGTGTTGAATGCCAACGGCACTTACACCTACACGCTGAACACCACTGACGCGGACTTCAAAGCGTTGCACGGCGGCGGCAACGGCACGGAAAACTTCACCTACACGATCACCGATTCTGATGGCGATGCGAGCACTGCAACCCTCGTCCTGCAGATCCATAACAACGATGATCCGGTGACGATTGGCGGCCTGAACGTCGAGGGCGGCGAGCTCACCGTTTTCGAGAAAAACCTGAGCCTGGGGAGTGCGCCCGATGCCACGGCGTTGACCCAAAACGGCACGTTCACCATCACGGCGCTGGATGGCGTGCAAACCCTCACTGTCGGCGGGATTACCGTCGTTAGCGGCGGCGTAGCGGCAGGTTTCCCACAATCGATTCCGACCGGTTTGGGTAACACCCTGACCATCACCGGGTTCGACGCAACCACTGGCGTGGTCAGCTACAGCTACACCTTGAACGGCAATGACGCGCACCCAACCGCTGGCGGTGCAAACAATCTGCCTGAGCAATTCGCTGTAACCGTGGTCGATGACAACGGCACCACGGCGAACGGTTCGCTGGACGTCAACATCATCGACGACGTGCCAAAAGCTATCGACGACAGCAATGCGAGCACCGCTTCGGAAACCCTGCTGACGCTGAACGGCAATGTTCTGACCAACGATGTGCAAGGCGCGGATCGCGTCGTGACTGGCCCAGCCAGTGGTCCGGTTACACCGGGTACTTTCGCCGGTACTTACGGGACTCTGGTGCTCAACGCCAACGGCACTTACACCTACACGCTGAACACCACCGACGCAGACTTCAAAGCCCTGCACGGCGGCGGCAATGGCACTGAAAACTTCACCTACACGATCACCGATGCCGACGGCGATACCAGCACCGCCAACCTTGTCCTGCAGATCCACAACAACGACGATCCGGTCATCATCAATGGCCTGAACGTCGAGGGTGGTGAACTCACCGTTTTCGAGAAAAACCTGAGCCTGGGCAGTGCCCCGGACAGCACTCAGCTGACCCAAAGCGGCACCTTTACCATCACCGCGCTGGATGGCGTGCAGACCCTCACCGTCGGCGGCATTACTGTCGTCAGTGGCGGCGTGGCCGCCGGTTTTCCACAATCGATTCCGACCGGTTTGGGCAACACCCTAACCATCACCGGGTTCGATGCGACCACCGGCGTCGTCAGCTACAGCTACACGTTGAACGGCACCGAAGCGCATCCAACCGCAGCCGGTGCAAACAACCTGCCTGAGCAATTCGCCGTCACCGTGGTCGATGACAACGGCACCACCGCCAACGCGACCCTGGACGTCAACATCATCGACGACCTGCCAAAAGCGCTGGACGACAGCAACGCCGGTACCGCCTCGGAAAGCCTGTTGACCCTCAATGGCAACGTGCTGACCAACGACGTGCAAGGTGCCGACCGCGTAACCACCGGACCAACCACTGGCCCGATCACCGCGGGCACCTTCACCGGGAATTACGGCACCTTGGTGCTGAATGCCAACGGCACCTACACCTACACCCTGAACACCAGCGATGCCGACTTCAAAAACCTGCACGGCAATGGCAACGGCACGGAAACCTTCACCTACACGATTACCGATGCCGACGGCGATACCAGCACCGCCAATCTGGTGCTGAACATCCACAACAATGACGACCCGGTGACCCTTAACGGCCTCGACATCAACGGCGGCGAGCTGACTGTCTACGAGAAAAACCTCAGCGACGGCACCAGTCCCAACACGCCAGCCCTGACCCAGAGCGGCAGCTTCACCGTCACCGCGCTGGACGGTTTACAAACCCTGGATGTGGGCGGGATTCATGTGGTGGTCGGTGGCGTGGCTGCCGGCTTCCCGCAATCAATCGTGACGCCGCTGGGCAGTACGCTGACCGTCACCGGTTACGACACAACTACCGGCGTGGTCAGCTACAGCTACACCCTGGTGGGCACGGAAACCCACCCGAACGCCAACGGTGCGAACAGCATCACTGAAAACTTCAACGTGGTGGCCACGGACACCGATGGCAGCACGGCAACCAATCAGATCAACGTCAACATCGTCGACGATTTGCCCACTGCTCACGCGGACAGCGCATCGGTGGCCGAGGGCGGGACGGTGTCGGGTAACGTGCTGGATAACGACATCGGCGGGGCCGACGGTCCGGCGGTCACCGGTGCAGTAGTGGGCGTTCGCGCCGGCAGCGACACCTCGACCTCGGCCATCGGTGGCCTGGGCTCGAACATCAATGGCACCTACGGTTACCTGACGCTGGATGCCAACGGCAACGCGGTTTATCACAGCAATCCCAACGCAGTGAACGCTCCGGGTGCCACCGATACGTTCGTCTACACCGTGCGCGATGCCGATGGCGATGAAAGCACCACCACCATCACCATCGACGTCTCGAACAGCTGCATCAAGGCGGTCAGCGATACCGACGTCACTGTCTACGAAAAAGCTTTGGACCTGAGCAAAGATGGCCAGGACCTGGCGGCCGGCACCGTGGTCGGCAGCGACCCGACCAGCACCGGCGAAACCGCCAGTGGCACGCTGGTCGGCTCGGTCACCGGGGCCATCGGCGCGATCACTTACACCCTGGTGGGCAGCGCCACTGGCAACTACGGTCAGATTCAGCTCAACCCGAACGGCACCTACACCTACACCCTGACATCGCCGGCGAGTACCACGCCGCATGCCGATGACGGCGCCAACTCGCTGACTGAAAGCTTCACCTACCAGGCCACCGATTCGCTGGGCAACATCAGCACCAGCACCATCGTCGTGCAGATCGTCGATGACGTGCCAAAAGCGGTGAACGACAGCAACGTCGGTGCGGCGTCGGAGACCGCGTTGACGCTCAATGGCAATGTGCTGACCAACGATATTCAGGGCGCGGACCTTGTCGCCACCGGGCCGAACGCTGGTCCTGTGACCCCCGGCACCTTCACCGGGACGTACGGCACGCTGGTCCTGAATGCCAACGGCACCTACACCTACACCCTCAACGCCAATGATGCCGACTTCAAAAACCTGCACGGCGGCGGCAACGGCACGGAAACCTTTGCCTACACCATCACCGATTCGGACGGCGACACCAGCACCGCCAACCTGGTGCTGAACATCCACAACAACGACGACCCGGTCGTCCTCAACGGCCTCAACGTCAATGGCGGCGAGCTGACTGTCTACGAGAAAAACCTCAGTGACGGCACCAGCCCCAACACCCCGGCGCTGACCCAGAGCGGCACCTTCACCGTCACCGCGCTGGACGGTCTGCAAACCCTCGATGTCGGCGGCATTCATGTGGTCGCGGGCGGTGTAGCGGCTGGCTTCCCGCAATCGATCGTGACGCCGTTGGGCAGTACGCTGACCATCACCGGTTACAACGCGAGCACTGGCGTGATCAGCTACAGCTACACCCTGGTGGACAACGAAACCCATCCGACCGCCAACGGCGCCAACAGCCTCACCGAGAACTTCAACGTGGTGGCGACGGACACCGACGGCAGCACCGCGTCGGGGCAGATCAACGTCAATATCGTCGATGACTTGCCGACGGCGGCGCCCGACACCGGCACCGCCATTGAAGGCTCGACCATCAACATCAGCGTGCTCGGCAACGACGTGCTCGGTGCCGACGGCGCGGCAGCCGGCGGGGCAGTGATCGGCGTGCGCGCCGGCAGCAACACCGCCACTTCGGCGGTGGGCGGCCTGGGCACCAATATCAACGGCACCTACGGCTACTTGACCCTGGATGCGGCGGGCAACGCCGTCTACCACAGCAACCCGAACTCGGTTGGCGTGGCGGGGGCCACCGATACGTTCGTCTACACCGTGCGTGATTCCGACGGCGATGAAAGCACCACCACTATCACCATCAATGTCACCGACAGCGCCCTCAAAGCAGTGGTCGATCAGGACGTGACGGTCTTCGAAAAAGCCCTCGACCTGAGCAAGGATGGCCTGGACCTGGCGCCCGGCACGGTCACCGGCAGCGACCCTACAAGTACCGGCGAAACCGCCACCGGTACGCTGGTCGGTTCGGTCACTGGCGGTACTGGCACGTTCACCTACAGCCTGGTTGGCAGCGCCACCGGGACTTACGGGCAAATCCTGATCAACCCGGACGGCAGCTACACCTACACCCTGACCTCGGCGCCGAAAACCTCGCCGGGTGCCAACGACGGGCCGAACACCCTAAGCGAAAGTTTCACCTACAAAGCCACCGACGCGCTGGGCAACAGCACCACCAGCACCATCGTGGTGAACATCGTCGATGACGTGCCAAAAGCCGTGGCGTCGGACCGTTCGGTAACCGCAGTGGAAGTCGATTCCAACCTGCTGCTGGTGATCGACGTCTCCGGCAGTATGGCCGACGCCTCCGGGGTGCCAGGCCTGTCGCGGCTGGCGTTGGCGAAGCAGGCGATCAGTGCCTTGCTCGACAAATACGACGACCTGGGCGATGTGAAAGTACAGATCGTCACCTTCAGCAGCAGCGCCACCGACAAAACCTCTGTGTGGGTCGATGTGGCGACGGCCAAGTCGATCATCGCCGGCCTCACCGCTGGCGGTGGCACCAACTACGATGCGGCTGTGGCGGCCCTGCAAACCGCGTTCAACACGGATGGCAAACTGACCGGGGCGCAGAACGTCGGGTATTTCTTCTCTGACGGCAAACCGACTTCCGGGCAGGAAACCGGTACGGCGGACGAAACGGCGCTGAAAAGCTTCCTCGACGCCAATGGCATCAAGAACTACGCGATTGGCCTGGGCAGCGGCGTCAGCAATGCCAACCTCGACCCGCTGGCCTATGACGGCAGCACCCACACCAACACCAACGCGGTGGTGGTGACCGATCTCAATCAACTCAACTCGGTGCTCTCGGGCACCGTGCAGGGCGCACCAGTCACCGGCACGCTGCTGGAGGGCGGTACGTTCGGCGCCGATGGCGGCTTCATCAAAACCCTGGTGGTCGATGGCACCACCTACACCTATGACCCAAGAGGCAACAGCAATCAGGGAGCGCTGACGTTCAGTGGCACCAACCACGGCACGTTCAATACGGTGAACAACACCATCAGCATCGCCACCAACAACAGCGGCACGCTGGTAGTGAATCTGGACACCGGCGAGTACACCTACACTTCGCAGAAAACCACTGCAGTGGTGATCACCGAAAACATCGGCTTCACCGTCAGCGACAACGACGGCGACCTGGCCAGCTCGACGCTGACCGTCAAAGTCATCCCGAACGCGCCACCGGTGGCGGTCGATGACCACATCATCACCAACGTGCTGTCGAGCAATATCGTGGTGCCAGGCGAGCTGCTGCTGGCCAACGACACCGACGCCAATGGCGACCCGATGACGGCAACCCCGACCACCTTCAACACTGGTTGGGTGGCCAAGGGCGCGGACTTCACCGGCACGGGCGCCATCAGCTTCACTGGCACCGGCAACAACGCCGCCAACCAGGCGCTGGCGGATGTGCGTAATTTATTCGCGGCGAACTCGGCAGCGATGACCGCCGTGCTGGTGATCAGCGGCTACCTGGGCGCGGTGACGACGTCCAACGCCAACGATGAAGACCTCATCACCGTCAAGCTGAAACAGGGTGAGACCCTTAACCTGGACCACAACCTGGCGGCCGGTCACGTCACCATGGAGTACTCGCTCAATGGCGGTGCGTTCGTGAGCATCGCCGACGGCGGGACCATCACGGCGACTTCCGATGGCACCTACCAGATCCACGTCACCAACATCACCAACACCAGTGGCAGCAACACCACGGGGTCCGAGAATTATCAGCTGACCATGACCGTCAACTACGCCGGGGCCCACGACCTGACCCCGGATTACCACGGCACCTACACCGCCAACGACAACCATGGCGGCAGCGACACGGCGAACGTGACCATCAGCTACCAGGATGGCCACACCCTCACCGGCACCTCGGGCGATGACGTGTTGGTGGCTGGCACCGGCAACAACGTCATCAACGCGGGCGACGGCAATGACGTGCTCACCGCCGGCAGCGGCAACAACGAATTGCACGGCGGCGCCGGCAACGACTTGCTGTACAGCGGACCGGGCAACGACCTGCTCGACGGCGGCACTGGCATCGACACCGCGAGCTACGCGCATGCAACGGCGGGCGTCACTGTCAACCTGGGCCTGCTCACTGCGCAAAATACGATTGGTGCGGGCACCGACACCCTCACGGGCATCGAAAACCTGGTGGGCTCTAACTTCAACGACACCTTGACCGGAGACAGTAACAACAACGTGATCAACGGCGGCCTGGGCAACGACACGCTCAACGGCGGTGGCGGCGACGACCTGCTGATCGGCGGTCTGGGCAACAACACCCTTACCGGTGGTCCGGGTGCCGACACCTTCCAGTGGCTGGCGGGCAACAGCGGCCACGACGTGGTCACCGACTTCACCCCCGGCACCGACAAACTCGACCTGTCACAACTGCTGCAAGGCGAAAACGGCACCACCGCTTCGCTGGATGACTACCTGCACTTCACCGTCACCGGCAGCGGTGCAAGCCTGGTCACCAGCATCGACGTCAGCGCCATGGCCGGCGCCACACCGACCCAGACCATCGACCTGGCCGGCGTCAACCTGGCCAGCCACTACGGCGTCACGCCGGGAGCGGGCGGGGTGGTTGCGGGTGGGCATGACACGGCGACCATCATCACCGGCATGCTCAATGACCATTCGTTGAAGGTGGACACGGTTTGA
- a CDS encoding TolC family outer membrane protein, whose protein sequence is MRLLTPLCSAVLLAMACTSQAQAMSLTDAIQSTIATHPELASRVDARLSADEQVKVAKGGFYPSVDLNAAYGRGYSDNTNTRAFGNHHTEILNYTQSELRLRQMLFDGFNTSNEVERTKGVSNSRAYYAQGTAQDLALRTIEVYLEVLKRRELVTLATNNLQAHMRVNDQIGLRTQRGVGSNADSDQSTARRALAQNNLDTAEVDLADAESNFYSVVGRIPDELEAPPSTRGELPTSLPEAQQSMVENNPYLKSAQADVQSAESQYEVAKSPFYPRFDAEAAVGANNNVQGDEGHDNEWRVGVIMNYNLFRGGSDKARLASDAHQINQAMDIRNNALRQLNENIHLAWNAMINAKKQTPTAREYAETTKRVRAAYQDQFGLGQRTLLDLLDSENELYNANRRYTEVRYTEEYSMYRVLANMGQLLSKQRVVLPADAIASSEVKNEARLPELK, encoded by the coding sequence ATGCGCCTTTTAACCCCCCTCTGCAGCGCGGTTTTGCTGGCCATGGCCTGCACTTCTCAGGCTCAGGCCATGTCGTTGACCGACGCGATCCAAAGCACCATCGCGACGCACCCCGAACTTGCGTCGCGCGTGGACGCGCGGCTGTCGGCGGATGAGCAAGTGAAAGTTGCCAAAGGGGGCTTCTATCCATCAGTCGATTTGAACGCCGCTTACGGGCGCGGCTACAGCGATAACACCAACACTCGGGCCTTCGGCAACCACCACACCGAAATCCTCAATTACACCCAGTCGGAACTGCGCCTGCGGCAGATGCTGTTTGACGGTTTCAACACCTCCAACGAGGTCGAGCGCACCAAAGGCGTGTCCAACTCCCGGGCCTATTACGCCCAGGGCACCGCCCAGGATCTGGCCTTGCGCACCATCGAGGTCTACCTCGAAGTGCTCAAACGCCGTGAACTGGTGACGCTGGCCACCAACAACCTGCAAGCGCACATGCGGGTCAACGACCAGATCGGCCTGCGCACCCAGCGCGGTGTCGGCAGCAACGCCGACTCCGATCAGTCCACCGCTCGCCGGGCACTGGCGCAGAACAACCTGGACACTGCAGAAGTGGATCTGGCGGACGCCGAGTCGAACTTCTACAGCGTCGTCGGGCGCATCCCCGATGAACTCGAAGCACCGCCGTCGACCCGTGGCGAGTTGCCGACCAGCCTGCCGGAAGCCCAGCAGAGCATGGTCGAAAACAACCCGTACCTGAAATCCGCCCAGGCTGACGTGCAATCGGCCGAGAGCCAGTACGAAGTCGCCAAGTCGCCGTTCTACCCACGCTTCGACGCTGAAGCCGCGGTGGGCGCGAACAACAACGTGCAGGGCGATGAAGGTCACGACAACGAATGGCGTGTCGGCGTGATCATGAACTACAACCTGTTCCGTGGCGGCAGCGACAAGGCGCGCCTGGCCTCCGATGCGCACCAGATCAACCAGGCGATGGACATCCGCAACAACGCCCTGCGCCAGCTCAACGAGAACATTCATTTGGCCTGGAACGCCATGATCAACGCGAAGAAACAAACCCCGACGGCGCGTGAATACGCGGAAACCACCAAACGCGTGCGCGCGGCCTATCAGGATCAGTTCGGCCTTGGCCAACGGACCCTGCTCGACTTGCTCGACAGTGAAAACGAGCTCTACAACGCCAACCGCCGCTACACCGAAGTGCGCTACACCGAGGAATACTCGATGTACCGCGTGCTGGCGAACATGGGTCAGTTGCTGAGCAAACAACGGGTGGTGCTGCCCGCCGATGCGATCGCCTCCTCGGAAGTGAAAAACGAAGCACGTTTGCCTGAACTGAAGTAA